The Deltaproteobacteria bacterium DNA segment CAGAGATAGTCGTTCTGACCACCACCTCCACACTACAAAGCATCCAGCCTCAAATAACGACCATCGTGTCGGCGGGGAAAAACGTGGTATCCAGTTGTGAAGAGCTGGTCTACCCCTGGTACTCACGACCGGAGCTCGCTCAGCAGATTGACGACCTGGCCAGGAGGCATCAGGTGTCAGTCCTGAGTACAGGTGTCAACCCCGGCTTTCTCATGGACTTTTTGCCGCTGGTCATGACAGGCGTGTGTCATGACATCAAGAGGATAGAAGTAGAGCGGATTCAAAACGCCCAGCAGAGAAGAATTCCTTTCCAAAAAAAGATTGGTGCCGGTCTGAGCGTACCTGAATTTCAAAAGAAAGTACGAGGCGGAGTTCTCCGCCATGTTGGCCTGATGGAGTCAATGCACCTGCTAGCTGCGGGGGTGGGGTGGCGGCTCGAGGAGGCGGAGGAAAGCATTACCCCGGTGATCGCTTCAGACGAGGTGGTTACTGCACATTTTACCGTGAAACCTGGAATGGTGGTTGGAGTGCGCCAGATGGCCAGTGGCCGTTTGGGAGGAGCGGAAGTCATAAGCTTGCTGTTTGAGGCAACTGTGTCACAGGCAAATCCGCATGATCGTATCATTATTGAAGGGGAACCGAGGATCGAGCTGGATATAAAAAAGGGAGTCAACGGAGACATTGCCACCTGCGCAATTATTGTAAACTCTATACCTGCAGTAATCCGCGCAGCTCCAGGGTTGCGGACCATGGCCGATGTAGGTCTTGTAGCCTTGTGGAGATGAGTTGCTCTTCGTTGATGGTTGCAGGCAGGGAGGGAGTCTTCATTTACTAGAAGGAGGGAAAACAATGAGATTCAGAACGCTTTGTGCCATGCTAGCAGTCTTGATACCGTTGTTCATGGTAGCCACTGCACACAGTGCAGAGGTAATAAAAATTGGTGTAGTTGCGCCTCTTTCTGCACCGGGTGGAGTGGAAACAGGCCAAGCTCTAGTTGACGGCGCGAAAATCGCAGCAGATGAAATCAATGATGCAGGCGGTCTCATGGGCAAGAAGGTTGAACTTGTGATTGGGGATACCAGCGGCTTGCCCGAGAAGGGAACTGCTGTGCTGGAACGCCTGGCCAGCCGCGACAAAGTGGTGGCTGTGGGAGGAGAGGCCCACAGTTCAGTGGCAATG contains these protein-coding regions:
- a CDS encoding dihydrodipicolinate reductase produces the protein MAAEAIRVIQYGVGPIGLKITRYLQRKPAAHIVAAIDSDPQKIGLDIGELAGLTEPLGVKVSGDATKVLGETEAEIVVLTTTSTLQSIQPQITTIVSAGKNVVSSCEELVYPWYSRPELAQQIDDLARRHQVSVLSTGVNPGFLMDFLPLVMTGVCHDIKRIEVERIQNAQQRRIPFQKKIGAGLSVPEFQKKVRGGVLRHVGLMESMHLLAAGVGWRLEEAEESITPVIASDEVVTAHFTVKPGMVVGVRQMASGRLGGAEVISLLFEATVSQANPHDRIIIEGEPRIELDIKKGVNGDIATCAIIVNSIPAVIRAAPGLRTMADVGLVALWR